aatttatagATTTTCCTTTAACGCTGTTTTAAGGACATGGCAATGGTCCTATTACGCGCATCTGCAATACTATGATGCCAATGAATATGTGTACCACGTTTATTATGATGtttcaatatttactcaagttatcgtttgcACGGCCATGACATCCTGATTTCAACTCGTTTCGTCATCCTGGTCATTTTGATAAACATAACACTACtcttcgtttagttttatgacttacaaataactgttaagtgaacaaaacggTTATACTATATTTCGAATAATAAAACATGGCATGATGCGTAATAAGCGCAAATTCTGCAGCAAAGAAATAGTTACAGGTAAAATTTAcacattaaaattcaattaatggaATTACCTTatcattcaaattcaatttaattttatatatttttataattgttgttaTGTTGATTTTAGTTGGCGCAGATGTTAACGCACACCACACGGTTTGGGGTAGCCACGACATCAATTCAAGAGGTGAGTCCCTATTAAACTTTAATAAGTAATTTAGTAATAGCAATCGAGGGGAGAGACCTACCTATATAGGACCCACCTCGAAAAACGTCGTAGACGTTACCCTCTACACCAGCAGTGGTACAACGTTAGAAAACTGGAGGGACCTAAGTACACCGTCATTCTCTGACCTTAGATATATGCGTTTCACTATTAGAACTGAGGCTAAAGCTACCCTTAAGGCTAGAAGAAAAACCAGAATTACAGACTGGGTACGGCGGGTGTGAATCTCTTCTATAGTGCTCCTATTAAGCCTTACCATTCGGCTTGTCCTATGCAGCGGCCCAAAACGCAAAACGAAAATCTTCAACTTGGCCAAGCTAGCTGAGGACTGTTGGAATGAATATAAGGATTTTCACAAAAGTTGGGAGCAAACGACAGTCCTGTAAAAACTTTTGTAACAGCTGCGAAAAGACAAACGAGGTGGCAAGTcttagaaatgtatgtatgtatgtgattggcgttgcaaccgtttagccggttatagccgaatcgacgatagtgcgccacctctctctctccttcgcagttcggcgccagttggagatcccaagtgtaaccaggtcgctctccacctggtccctccaacggagtggaggccttccccttcctcggcttcctccggcgggtactgcatcgaacactttcagggctggagtgttttcgtccattcggacaacatgacctagccagcgtagccgctgtctttttattcgctgaactatgtcaatgtcgtcgtataactcgtacagctcatcgttccatcgtctgcggtattcgccgttgccaatgttctgaggaccataaatcttacgcaaaattttcctctcgaaaactcctagtgtcgtctcatctgatgttgacatcgtccaagcttctgcaccgtaaagcaggacgggaatgataagcgacttgtagagcttgattttggttcgtcgagggaggactttactgttcaattgcctactcagtccaaagtagcacctgttggcaagagttattctgcgctggatttcgaggctgacattgttcgtgttgttgatgctggttcccaggtatacgaaattatctacgacctcgaagttatgactgtcaacagtgacgtgggagccaagacgcgaatgcgccgactgtttgtttgatgacaggagatatttcgtcttgtcctcattcacctccagacccattcgcttcgcctccttatccatgcgggaaaaagcagaacaaacggcgaggttgttgcttccgatgatatcaatatcatcggcgaggagctgtacactcttgtagaagattgtaccttctcggtttagctctgcagctcttataattttttccagcatcaggttaaagaagtcgcacgatagtgagtcatcttgtctgaaacctcgtttggtatcgaacggctcggagaggtccttcccaatcatgacggagcttttggtgttgctcaacgtcaatttacacagccgtattagttttgcggggataccaaattcagacatcgcggcgtaaaggcaactccttttcgtgctgtcgaaagcagctttaaaaacaaaacaaaaaggtggtgtgtgtcgatcctcttttcacgggtcttctccaaaatttggcgcatggtgaatatctggtcagttgtcgattttccaggtctaaagccacactgataaggtccaatcagtttgttgacggtgggctttagtctttcacacagtacgctcgatagaaccttgtatgcgatatttaggaggctgatcccacggtaattggcgcagattgtgggatctccctttttatggattgggcagagcacactgagattccaatcgtcaggcatgctttcttccgagcatattctgcaaagaagctgatgcatgcaccttatcagttcttcgccgccgtatttgaatagttctgccggtaatctatcggcccccgctgctttgttgttcttcaagcgggtaattgctattcgaatttcttcatggtcgggtaatggaacatctgttccatcgtcatcgattgggggatcgggttcgccatctcctggtgttgtactctcactgccattcagcaggtcggagaagtgttcccagtatgccctggacatcggttaccagattaccaccttggtctctacatgaggatgctctggtcttgaaaccttcgttaagtcgcttcttttttcataaaattttcgagcattccttctgtctgccagcttctcaagctcttcgtactcacgcatttcggcctctttctttttttgtctgcagatgcgtctcgcttccctcttcagctctcggtatctatcccatccggCACGTgtagtggtcgtttgcaacgtagCGAGGTAGgaagtctgttttctctccgatgcgagacggcactcctcatcgtaccagcttgttttttgtcgttgccgaaaaccaattgtttcgactgcagcggtacgcagtgagtttgagatgccgttccacagttcccttataccgagatgctgatgagtgctctcagagagcaggagtgcaagtcgagtagagtatttcgtggctgtctgttgcgattgcagcttttcgacgtcgaaccttccttgtgtttgttgacgggcattctttgctgcacagaggcgggtgcgtatcttcgctgcgaccagataatggtccgagtctatatttggtcctcggagcgtacgcacgtctaaaacacaggagacatgtcttccgtctatcacaacgtgatcgatttggttccgcgtgtttcgatcaggagacagccaagtagcttgatgtattttcttatgctggaatctggtactacagacgaccatatttcgggccccagcgaagtcgatcagcctcaggccgtttggcgatgtttcgtcatggaggctgaattttccggctgttgtgccaaagacaccttctttacccaccctggcgttaaaatcgccaagcacgacttttacatcgtggcgggggcagcgctcataggtgcgttctaggcgctcatagaaagcatctttagtcacatcgtccttctcttccgttggggcgtgggcgcaaatcagcgttatgttgaagaacctcgcttttatgcggattgtggcaagacgttcatccaccggggtgaatgccaggactctgcgacggagtctctctcccaccacaaatccaacaccaaatttgcgctcctttatatggccgctgtagtagatgtcacaaggacccaccttcttccgtccatgtcccgtccatcgcactgcttggatggcggtgatgtcagcctttagtcgtatgaggacatcagccagctggacagaggcaccttcccaattaagagtccggacattccaggtgcataccCTTAAagcattatccttaaaacgtgtgcaggggtcgtcatcaaaaggggggtgtctcatccgaggctttcgtagatttttcattggtacttcgtttttatgtggcgggtcccaaaccctacgcacaaccgcataagtggGCTTCACcgtctcactttagctcgccttcaaacggatgtctgttggctacccagaggatacttggtctaaaaccggaagtcgtgagctgcttgtaccatgtggagaagaatcgtttctggccactcccaagtgaatgacaatcaaaaactttcctcacttgcgtgaacttctacacatgatcccatccatcCCCTTAGAAAGCTGTTATATAAATGCCCCGCCTCGAACGGGTATAATTCGCAAGGATAACGGAGAGTGGACGGACAATTGCAGGGATTCGTTAGAGGTTCGGCGTGCACTTTCCGGGATGCAAGGACATGGGTAATTCTATACTCGAAGGAAATGCTACTGATATCCTGTCCGAGCACAGAATTACGGAGGATTAAAAAAATGGGTAATCCGCTACTTCAACCCATTCAAATCGCCCGGTACGTAGGGTATCTTTCCAGCCAAGCTACAGCATTACCGCCGGTACTGGTACTGGGACTTAATCCGGAAAAGACAGGCTTGCTAGGAGGCCCCTTCGGTAAATGGGACTGCACTCGTCCTCAAAGACCCTACCAAATACCTGGGGGTAGTGTTGGACAGCAAACTTCCGTGAAAGCACAATGTGGAAGAAAGAGTAAGGGAAGCCAGTAATGCTCTATATGCATGCAAGAAGATGCTAGGCACTACCTGcgggctttctccctctctcatgCACTGGAGCTCCACAGCAATTGTGAGACCAATTCTGTTCTACGGTTTTCTGGTGTGGTGGACGTGTACAAGGAAATCTACATTCCAAgatgtaggaccatggttggcattcttactggtcacagcctagtagcggcACACGCCTATAAAATGGAGCTGTCAGATCAGGAGGAATGCAGGAAGTGTCAAGATCGGGGCCACACAATA
This portion of the Zeugodacus cucurbitae isolate PBARC_wt_2022May chromosome 3, idZeuCucr1.2, whole genome shotgun sequence genome encodes:
- the LOC105220053 gene encoding craniofacial development protein 2 isoform X1, with product MKNLRKPRMRHPPFDDDPCTRFKDNALRVCTWNVRTLNWEGASVQLADVLIRLKADITAIQAVRWTGHGRKKVGPCDIYYSGHIKERKFGVGFVVGERLRRRVLAFTPVDERLATIRIKARFFNITLICAHAPTEEKDDVTKDAFYERLERTYERCPRHDVKVVLGDFNARVGKEGVFGTTAGKFSLHDETSPNGLRLIDFAGARNMVVCSTRFQHKKIHQATWLSPDRNTRNQIDHVVIDGRHVSCVLDVRTLRGPNIDSDHYLVAAKIRTRLCAAKNARQQTQGRFDVEKLQSQQTATKYSTRLALLLSESTHQHLGIRELWNGISNSLRTAAVETIGFRQRQKTSWYDEECRLASERKQTSYLATLQTTTTRAGWDRYRELKREARRICRQKKKEAEMREYEELEKLADRRNARKFYEKRSDLTKVSRPEHPHVETKVVIW